Genomic DNA from Thalassoroseus pseudoceratinae:
CTTCCAAGTTCCACCGGCGGAACTTCCCCCAGGCACCTATCGAAAAATTACGGGCAACGAGGCCCTCGCCGTCGGAATGGCAACGGCAGCGAAACTCGCGAACGCCGAATTGCTGTACTCGGGTTACCCCATCACCCCGGCAAGTGACATTCTCCATGAATTGTCAAAGCTGAAACATTTCGGCGTGCGAACCTTTCAAGCGGAAGACGAAATCGCGGCCATGTCCGCGACGGTCGGGGCGGCGTTCGGTGGTGTGCTTGCGGTGACGGCGAGCAGCGGTCCTGGCATTTGCCTCAAAGGTGAGGCCATGGGGCTGGGCATGATCACGGAATTGCCGATGGTCATTATCGATGTTCAACGCGGCGGTCCGAGTACGGGGCTGCCGACGAAGACCGAACAATCCGATTTGCTGATGGCGATGTTCGGACGCAACGGCGAAAGCCCATTACCGATCGTCGCACCTGCTACACCCGGCGATTGTTTCTTTATGATGCAGGAGGCTCTAAGAATTGCCATCGAGTTCATGGTGCCGGTGATTCTGCTTTCCGACGGCTATGTCGCCAATGGTGCCGAACCGTGGAGAATCCCCGAACTGAGTGATCTCAAACCGCTCCGGAAACGCCATCCGCAACCATTGACGAATGGGCAAGCTGAAAAAGGCTTCCACGCCTACGAACGAGACGAACGTTTGGTTCGACCATGGGCCAAGCCGGGCACCACAGGATTGGAACACCGGATCGGTGGATTGGAGAAATCCGACGGGAGTGGCAACGTCGATTACGACCCCGACAATCACGCTCACATGACCGCGACGCGGGCGGAAAAGGTTGCCGGCATTGCAGATCATATCCCCGAACAAGACGTCGAAGGCCCCGATCATGGCAAGGTTCTTGTTGTGAGTTGGGGAGGGACTTACGGAGCCGTTCGCACGGCGGTTCGTCAATTGATTCGAGAAGGCGAAGCGGTCGCTCACGCCCACTTACGGTATCTCAATCCCTTCCCGAGAAACTTGGAATCGCTGTTCTCACAGTATGATCGGATCTTGGTTCCCGAACTTAACAACGGCCAACTGAGTGTCCTGCTCCGGTCGCAATTTTTGACCGAGACTGTGGGGCTAAACAAGATTCAAGGCAAGCCGTTCCTTGTTCAAGAAGTTGTCAAATCCATTCGAGAATTGCTTTAGGCCCTATCCGGTCTTTGATACTCGTGGTGGACGAGGAACGTCGTTGTTTCCTGTCTACCACAAGTCGGAACCCGCTTCGCTCATCAGGCAACCATTCCAGTGACCGCATCAGTCGGTCACATCCAACCGAAACTTACAATTCAAGCGCTCAAATAGGGAACCGTAGCTATGTCGACCGAGCTTCCCGTCCTCACGGACAAAGATTTCGCCAGCGATCAAGAAGTCCGCTGGTGTCCGCGTTGTGGTGATTACTCGATTCTCAAACAAATGCAAAAAGTCCTCCCCGGATTGGGAATTCCGAAGGAAAACTTTGTGTTTGTCTCGGGAATTGGTTGTTCCAGCCGATTCCCTTACTACATGAACACCTACGGTTTCCACAGCATCCACGGACGCGCTCCCGCGATTGCAACAGGCGTCAAACTGGCCAATCCCGATTTGCAAGTGTGGGTGATTACCGGCGACGGAGATTCCTTGTCGATCGGTGGCAACCACCTCATGCATGCGATTCGTCGGAATGTCGATCTGAAAATTATCCTATTCAACAATCAGATCTACGGCCTGACCAAAGGACAGTATTCGCCCACCAGCCCCACAGGTTCCCGCACGAAAAGCACTCCGTATGGTTCGCTCGATACGCCTTTGAACCCGCTGTGTGTGGCGATCGGTTCTGAAGCCTCGTTCGTCGCACGGTCGGTCGATGTGGACATCAAACATTTGCAAGCGACACTCAAACGGGCGGCGGAACACAAGGGGACCGCATTCGTCGAGGTCTACCAAGACTGCAACGTGTTCAACTCGGGGGCATTCAAATATGCGCAGAGCAAGGCCGAGAAAGCGGACAACGTGGTCGTTTTGGAACAGGGACGTCCGCTGATTTTCGGCAAGAACCGAGACAAAGGAATCCGAGTCACCGGTTTGTTGACGCCCGAGGTTGTGACACTCGGCGACAACATCCGCGAGGATGATCTTCTCTTCCACGACGAGAAAGCCGAGGAACCGAGCTTGGCGTTCATGTTGGCACGGATGCGTCGTCCGGAATTCCCGGAGCCAATCGGTGTCTTCCGTTGTATCGACCGCCCGACTTATAATGAGGCCGTTGAAGATCAAGTCACGATGGCGGTTGAGAAAGAAGGCGAGGGCGACATCGAAGCCCTGTTCCGCAAAGGCGATACATGGGAAGTTCAATAAATGGCAGCACCATTGTTGTCATCGGGCCGCCAAACGATCTGGAAATGGCCGAGTTGTTGACAGCGCTCGAAAGTGAGTGTCCAGACCATTCCGTTCTTGCGTATTCATGTCTCCGAGATGCTATTGATGGGTTCGAGAAGGATGGCGTGGTCTGTGATTTAGGACTCGTACTGCATACGGTGCCGGGGGAGCATCAATCAATCGAGGTCTTGCACCTGCTCTCGACGGCACCGCTCACTCGCTGGTTGGTCGTTAACGGGGTCTGGTGTGAATCCGTCGCTCGTACGGAAACCACCTGGCCATTGGCGTTCCAAGTTCCGCTTCGGTTGTTGCACTCTCGCCTAGCGAGCGAATTGGCAGTCATCGCTGGGGAGAAGACTGCATTGGCCGCGACGGCCGGACGTGACGAAGCCTTCGAATTCAATGTTCCTGCAGTTCCGATCGAAGGCTGCACGCGACGGGTGGCCGTGCGAAGTCCTGATCCGGCCATGGCGAACTCGCTGTCGGACCTGCTAGCCCAGCGAGGGGCCGAAGTTGTTGGCTCCGTCACGGAAGCCGATGCAATGGTGGTGGATGTGGACAACGGAGGTGATCGGATTCCTACGGAACTTCAAGACCGTCCGTCGAGGATTCCGGTGATCGGTGTGCAGTCGATGACGACATTCGAACGGACTCAGGAGTTGAAAGCGAAAGGTTTCGCCGCTGTTGTCCCGAAACTAGCGATGGATCATCGACTACTCGAAGTAATTCTGGCTGTGACGCAAAAGCCTACTTTGACATAACCGCGCCGGTGCCCGAACAGGTTTGACATTCTTCGATGATGTTCAAACCGACGTAGCTTCCACTGCCGCCACAATCAGGGCATTCGCTAGGTTTAGCGGACGTGTAAACGATGAACTCCAGGTGTCCATCGTGACACGCGGAAGAGTCGATCACGATGTCACGGGCCGGTTCACGACGGTCACGCGTTCGATACAAAAGCCGTCGGACAGCTTCGCCTTGCGAACGGCCGATCTGAATATCTTCGGGCGTCTCGGAGAACCAAGCCGTCCACAAACCACCAAGATCACGTTCGACAATGATCCGGTTCATTATCAAGCTCCCGTCCGGGAAAGAGACTTCGTCCGATTATACGAATTTCCGAGGGAAGGGAAATCGGACCGGCGAAATTTCTCGATTCGGCGAGCCTGCTGCCGACGAACTTTCGTCATTATTTTAAAGAATGATTCACAAAGGCCGTCGAACCATTGTCGATCGCTTTTACAGTTTCGTACATTGACGTGATCCACTTTGCCGTTGCTTCTCGCCGGCCATTCCCTTCAAGCCTTCCGAGATTTTCTTGTGTTCAAATCGTCGTTGTTCTGGAAGCTGTTCTTGCGTTATGCGGTTTTGACAACGGTGTCGACCGTCCTCATCGCATACGTCGCGACTTCGACTCAACATTCCGTTTCCGAAGAGCAGTGTCACCAACGTCTGCTCGATACCACAACCACCGTTCGCCTGCTGATCGGCGACAATTGGAATGGCAATATTCCCACTGGTCAACTCGACCAACTCGTAGAACTTTCGAGAGAGCGGGATTTGGGGCTGTGTCTGCTCGACGAGGATGGAACGCCGATCGTCCAGCTATTTCACGGAAAGCATTCCCACATTACGCCGTTGTCGATCCGGCAACTCCGAGAAGCGGCTCGAACTGGTGACGCTGTTTTTCCCTCAAACGACAGTCAGTATGGGACTGCGCGAATGTTGGTTGCCAGCCGACTCGGTTCGGACGACGTTGTCGGGTATGTTCAGGTCAGTACCGATTTGCGTTCGATCCGCGACGAAGTGGCCCTGATTTCGGGACGGGTTTGGTTGGTGGCAGCGATCGCGGCGTTAGGTGCCTTGGGAGTGTTAGGGGTCGCGGTATCGCAGGTTATCCGTCCGCTGACCAGTCTCACGAAGGCCGCCGATGGAATGGCCAAGGGCGATTTATCGCAGAAGGTTCCCGTCACGACGATCGACGAAGTCGGTACGCTCACCAAGGCCTTTAATTCCATGAGCGATCAGTTGGCTGACCGGGTGGCGGAGATGCAACGCAAAAACCGTGAAGTCGCCGAAAACAGCGAGCGGCTACGAACCGTTCTCGCGGGGATGGTCGAAGGAGTGTTGGCTGTCGATGAGTCATTGCGAATTCTTTTCGCGAATCAATCGGTTCATCGTTACTTCGATACCTCGCAATCCGATGTGGTTGGACGCCCCGTGTTCGAAGTCCTACGGAAGTCGGAGGTCATTGAACTTGTCCGTGAGACGCTCCGCGGCGGATCGTCCAAGTCCACAGAAATTCAACTTCCGCGAAGCCATCAGGTTGTCAAGCTTTTCGCCAACTCCTTACCGGGCACACCCTGCCCCGGTGTTGTTCTTGTGTTTCACGATGTCACGGAACTCCGTCGTTTGGAAGGTTTGCGGCGTGACTTCGTTTCTAATGTCTCGCACGAGTTGAAGACACCGTTGGCTTCGATTCAGGCGTACGCCAGCACTTTACTCAACGGTGCTTTGGAAGACGAAACCGTCAACCGCCGGTTCCTGGAGCAGATCGAAGAGCAGGTTGATCGTCTGCACACACTGATTCTGGATCTTCTCAGTCTCGGAAAGATCGAATCGGGTCGCGAGATGTTCGACCTTGTACCTGTCTCGCTCGACGATTTAGCTGAGTCGGTGATCGCGGGTGTGCATCAACGAGCCGATGCAAACGGCGTGCGGCTGAACCTTGAGGCTGCCGATCGTCGCCTGTATGTGAACGCCGACGCGGAGGGATTGCGGACGATTTTGGATAACCTCGTCGACAACGCTCTGAAATACACGCCGAGTGACGGAGACATCACGATCGGTTGGTACGTTGAGTCCAATCAGGTGGTCATTTTAGTGCAAGACACGGGATGCGGAATCCCGCCTCAAGATCACCAGCGGATTTTCGAACGTTTCTATCGAGTCGACAAAGCACGTTCACGCGAGTTGGGCGGTACCGGGCTGGGATTGTCGATCGTGAAACACCTGGCGCAAGTCTTTGGTGGTAGCGTCGGGCTGTCCAGCGAAGTCGGCAAAGGGACAACATTCAAAATTCGACTCCCCAGAGCGGTTCCGGCAGATGAAGCCATCAAAAGCAGCGTGGTCGACTGACGTCACAAAGAATAGGTCGGAGGAGACGCAATGGATCAAATCGAGCAACTGCGAGAGCAATTAGTTTGGTTGATCGAAAAAGGACACGCACACATCTCGTTTGAGGATGCAATCGCGGATTTGCCGACGGAGTTTCGGAGCCAAGTTCCACCGAATGTCGGACATTCGCCTTGGCAACTCTTGGAGCATTTGCGAATTTGCCAGTGGGATATCTTGGAATTCAGCCGTGATGCGGGACACGTTTCGCCCAAATTCCCCCACGGCTACTGGCCGACATCAATCGGTCCTCCCGAGCCTGAGGCTTGGGAGAAGAGTATCACGGCGTTTCTTGCGGATCGTCAAGTAATGGTCGATCTGATTCGTGACCCATCCACTGACCTGTTCAAGCCCATTCCCCACGGTGACGGCCAAACGATTCTGCGAGAAGCCATGCTCGTTGCGGATCACAATGCGTATCATATCGGTCAGCTGGTCATCGTGCGAAAGGTGCTCGGCTGTTGGTCGTGATGCCACTAAACACGCCAGTATTACACCGTTGCGTAGAGTCCGTTCATGATCCAGTGATCGATGTTCCGAAGCATCGGGCGGGTGACTTCGTGTCCGGCCGATTCAATAGCGATCGAAACATCGAGCGGAGTGCCTTGCAGCGAACGTTTGGCATTCAACACATCCATGGCGGAGCACTCCTCGTCGGCATCACCGGCGATGAACAAGGCTCGGCGACGCTCCGTTTCCGAACCCTCGAGACCAATTTGGTCCTGCAACTCTGCGAGTGTTGGAAGGTTGCCGCACATCGACACTACGCCACCGTACCAATCCGGACGACGCAGAATCAGTTGCATCGCGGTTGTGGCACCAGAATCGAACCCGGCGAGAATCACTCGCTCGCTGTGAACGTTGAAGACTCGACGGAGTTGACACACCGTGGCGTAGATATCGGATTCGAGTTTCGCGAGTCCATCCGGGGAGCGGTCCCAGCAATATCCGCCCGATTCCGACTTCTCGGGGGCTCGTAGTGAAAGCCCGATGTAGTTCCGTGTGCTGATGCCGGAAATCGCGGAGAACATTTCGAATTCCGTGCCGCCTTCGCCGTGCAACCAGAGCACCAATGGATAGGCGTAGTTCGCTTCGTAATGTTCCGGCAGGAACAATCCGGTGGGGCGTCGTCGGGGGTGTAAGTTTCGGACGACGCAACGACACGGACCATCGTCGGTGTTCAGCTCGTCGGCCAGACCGAGACAGTCTTCGGCCACCGTGGAATCAAAAGTGGGCGTGCTCGGTCGGGGTGTCTCCCCAACCGGACGTAGAGCTTCCCAGAATTGCGGAGCCGGGACCGAGGCATCGGTCGCATCCGCTTCCATGGAATGATGAAGCCAAAATTGATCGGAGAAGCGGGAGTTCATCGTGCAGATCCTTCGAATGCGTATTCAGGCCGATCAGTCGTTCGCGGTATCGCCTGGCAAGCCAAGCGAAGTTCCGCGAGAGGGAAAAACCGTCCGGGGCAGGCGGTCGTCTTGAGTTCGCCGTGACCAAAGATTCGGTCTGGCGATATTTGATATTTCTGTTGGAGTCGCAGCACCAATTCGGTAAGCGAATCTACTTGGGCTGGTGTGGGCGGAGTCTTTTCGAAGTTTCCGATCAACGCAATCCCAATTCCATGTCGGTTGTATTCATTCTGTCCCGCATGAGCGCCATGCAATTGCCCACGCCAGCGGAACGTTTCTTCAATCAGCCCGTCTTCCATGCCTTGGCCGTTGCCAATCACGAAGTGATAACCGATCCCGAGCCACTTTCGATTCAAGTGCGTTTGGTGGATGCTTTCCACGCTCCCGCGATCCGTTGCCGTATGATGCACCACAATCGCTGTCCAGTCACGAGCGGATTCACTCGGATTGAGGACCGTTTCCAAATCCGTCTTCTTGGGATCAGGTTGGGTAATTCGGACTGACACTTTCGGCTCGATCGATTGAGAGGCTGTTGCCTCTATTGTTGCCGTCTGCTCGTTCGAATCAGTGTGCTGAGAAGATGACGAAACCACTTCGTTGGGTTCTGCTTGGCAGCCCATTGAGGGAAGTGAAAATGTCGCAATGAGAACAAGACTTCGCATCGTCAAACTCAACGTCACCGGCCAGACCATCGCAACTTGTTTGAATCGCCTGGTCCGCCTGATCGTTATACTCCCTAAACTCTTCAATTGCCCTGGCTTTACGTGAGCCGAAGACGAGTTGGAATCTACCGGTGACTGGAAAGAGTGTCAACGGCGTCTTTTGCCGAACTGGGCGGGCACTCATTGAAATCGTTGTGTTCGGACTTTCGGGGTCCGGTTACGGAAATTGGTTAGATTAGGAGACCCGGAAAACCTCCAGAGAACTCCCCGTAGACTACCGGTTTTTACTAACCATTCTGTTAGTCCTGAATATGACTGATCTTGACTCGCTGACGTTGAATTGGCTCATTTCGGCAATCGCGGTCGTTCTTCGAGGCCAATGATGAAGTTCGTTGATGCGCAGTTCGCGGTTGTTGGGATTTTCTGTCCGGACATAGCGTGCTCCATGACACAAAGACTAGACTTCGCCTCGTACCGTCTGGATTGTAGGAAATGAGTGATGTCAAATGTCCTAGCGATTGATGTGGGCAATAGCCGAATCAAGGTTGGCTTGTTCAAAGTCGATGCCGACCACGTTTTGCCGACGTGTAAGCAGGCGATAACGTTTTCGGCGGACCAACCGTTTCCGTGGAGAGACATGGAACACTGGCAGGACTGGTCACACGATCTGAATCTCACGAGCGTGATCGCTGCAACCAATCCCACGCACTTAGCGAACGTGCTGAATTCTTGGCCAACCGACCGGAAACCTCCGCTTGAGGTATCCTCTCCCGAAGCGTTGCCGTTGACGATCGACTTGCTGGAGCCCAACCGGGTCGGGATTGATCGCGTTCTAAATGCGGTGGCGGCTAACCGGGTTCGTGTGCCAGGGCGGCCGATCGTGATTGTCGATTCCGGCACCGCGACCACGGTCGATGTCGTTACCGCGGATGGCGTGTTTGCCGGTGGTGCAATTTTGGCCGGGTTTGAATTGGCCGCTCGGTCGTTGCACCGTTACACCGCGTTGCTTCCGCTCATCTCGATCGACGAACTTCATGAAGCTGAACCGTCACCGATCGGCAAGGAAACTCGCGGAGCACTTCAGAGCGGACTCTACTGGGGACAAGTCGGAGCGATCCGAGAACTTGTTGCACAGATGACTCGGTCTCAGAAACCGTCTGTGGAACCAAATACGGACATGATTTTGACAGGCGGCGGTGCGGAGTTGTTGCGTCCGCACTTTCCCGCAGCGATTTCAACTCCGCATTTGGCGTTGCAGGGGTTGGCGTTGACATGCCTTCATGATCACTAAATCGGTCAGACGCCAAGCGACGACGCTTGCTTGCCGACAGTCAACGGGGTAAAAGGACAGGCAAGTCCCCAGAGAATTAGACCACAATCGCGAAAAAACCAAGGAGTGTCGTTTCATGTCGAGTCCCATCCGTGTCGCAGTCACCGGTGCCGCCGGCAATATCGGGTATGCATTGGCGTTTCGTTTGGCATCCGGTGAAGTGTTTGGCCCGGACCAACCTGTGATCTTGCATCTCGTCGAAATTCCACCCGCGCTTCCGGCTTTGGATGGCGTGGAAATGGAACTTGACGACTGTGCATTCCCGACCTTGGCAGGCGTGGAAAAGCACAGCAGCGATGATTTGGAAAAGGGCTTTGCCAACTGCAACTGGGTTCTGTGCGTGGGCAGTGTGCCTCGAAAGAAAGGCATGGAACGTGGCGATTTGATCCGAGTGAATGGCCCGATCTTCACAAGCACAG
This window encodes:
- a CDS encoding 2-oxoacid:acceptor oxidoreductase subunit alpha, encoding MASIDEIAPETDSPFDGKPVEQLDQVVIRFCGDSGDGMQLVGTQFTNVSAVFGNDVSTFPDFPAEIRAPAGTLSGVSGFQLHFSSHDIFTPGDAVDTLVAMNPAALKANVADLKRGGLLIVNEDSYDQKNVEKAGYASNPLDDEIALQGFQVHRVPMTRLTRDAVDGLGLSPKEAERCKNFFALGLVYWLYGRDATPTREWVEKKFARTPSLIEANLNALKAGSVYGEVTESFATHFQVPPAELPPGTYRKITGNEALAVGMATAAKLANAELLYSGYPITPASDILHELSKLKHFGVRTFQAEDEIAAMSATVGAAFGGVLAVTASSGPGICLKGEAMGLGMITELPMVIIDVQRGGPSTGLPTKTEQSDLLMAMFGRNGESPLPIVAPATPGDCFFMMQEALRIAIEFMVPVILLSDGYVANGAEPWRIPELSDLKPLRKRHPQPLTNGQAEKGFHAYERDERLVRPWAKPGTTGLEHRIGGLEKSDGSGNVDYDPDNHAHMTATRAEKVAGIADHIPEQDVEGPDHGKVLVVSWGGTYGAVRTAVRQLIREGEAVAHAHLRYLNPFPRNLESLFSQYDRILVPELNNGQLSVLLRSQFLTETVGLNKIQGKPFLVQEVVKSIRELL
- a CDS encoding 2-oxoacid:ferredoxin oxidoreductase subunit beta; translation: MSTELPVLTDKDFASDQEVRWCPRCGDYSILKQMQKVLPGLGIPKENFVFVSGIGCSSRFPYYMNTYGFHSIHGRAPAIATGVKLANPDLQVWVITGDGDSLSIGGNHLMHAIRRNVDLKIILFNNQIYGLTKGQYSPTSPTGSRTKSTPYGSLDTPLNPLCVAIGSEASFVARSVDVDIKHLQATLKRAAEHKGTAFVEVYQDCNVFNSGAFKYAQSKAEKADNVVVLEQGRPLIFGKNRDKGIRVTGLLTPEVVTLGDNIREDDLLFHDEKAEEPSLAFMLARMRRPEFPEPIGVFRCIDRPTYNEAVEDQVTMAVEKEGEGDIEALFRKGDTWEVQ
- a CDS encoding HAMP domain-containing sensor histidine kinase, translated to MFKSSLFWKLFLRYAVLTTVSTVLIAYVATSTQHSVSEEQCHQRLLDTTTTVRLLIGDNWNGNIPTGQLDQLVELSRERDLGLCLLDEDGTPIVQLFHGKHSHITPLSIRQLREAARTGDAVFPSNDSQYGTARMLVASRLGSDDVVGYVQVSTDLRSIRDEVALISGRVWLVAAIAALGALGVLGVAVSQVIRPLTSLTKAADGMAKGDLSQKVPVTTIDEVGTLTKAFNSMSDQLADRVAEMQRKNREVAENSERLRTVLAGMVEGVLAVDESLRILFANQSVHRYFDTSQSDVVGRPVFEVLRKSEVIELVRETLRGGSSKSTEIQLPRSHQVVKLFANSLPGTPCPGVVLVFHDVTELRRLEGLRRDFVSNVSHELKTPLASIQAYASTLLNGALEDETVNRRFLEQIEEQVDRLHTLILDLLSLGKIESGREMFDLVPVSLDDLAESVIAGVHQRADANGVRLNLEAADRRLYVNADAEGLRTILDNLVDNALKYTPSDGDITIGWYVESNQVVILVQDTGCGIPPQDHQRIFERFYRVDKARSRELGGTGLGLSIVKHLAQVFGGSVGLSSEVGKGTTFKIRLPRAVPADEAIKSSVVD
- a CDS encoding DinB family protein, which gives rise to MDQIEQLREQLVWLIEKGHAHISFEDAIADLPTEFRSQVPPNVGHSPWQLLEHLRICQWDILEFSRDAGHVSPKFPHGYWPTSIGPPEPEAWEKSITAFLADRQVMVDLIRDPSTDLFKPIPHGDGQTILREAMLVADHNAYHIGQLVIVRKVLGCWS
- a CDS encoding alpha/beta hydrolase; translation: MNSRFSDQFWLHHSMEADATDASVPAPQFWEALRPVGETPRPSTPTFDSTVAEDCLGLADELNTDDGPCRCVVRNLHPRRRPTGLFLPEHYEANYAYPLVLWLHGEGGTEFEMFSAISGISTRNYIGLSLRAPEKSESGGYCWDRSPDGLAKLESDIYATVCQLRRVFNVHSERVILAGFDSGATTAMQLILRRPDWYGGVVSMCGNLPTLAELQDQIGLEGSETERRRALFIAGDADEECSAMDVLNAKRSLQGTPLDVSIAIESAGHEVTRPMLRNIDHWIMNGLYATV
- a CDS encoding peptidoglycan recognition protein family protein, which encodes MSVRITQPDPKKTDLETVLNPSESARDWTAIVVHHTATDRGSVESIHQTHLNRKWLGIGYHFVIGNGQGMEDGLIEETFRWRGQLHGAHAGQNEYNRHGIGIALIGNFEKTPPTPAQVDSLTELVLRLQQKYQISPDRIFGHGELKTTACPGRFFPLAELRLACQAIPRTTDRPEYAFEGSAR
- a CDS encoding type III pantothenate kinase yields the protein MSNVLAIDVGNSRIKVGLFKVDADHVLPTCKQAITFSADQPFPWRDMEHWQDWSHDLNLTSVIAATNPTHLANVLNSWPTDRKPPLEVSSPEALPLTIDLLEPNRVGIDRVLNAVAANRVRVPGRPIVIVDSGTATTVDVVTADGVFAGGAILAGFELAARSLHRYTALLPLISIDELHEAEPSPIGKETRGALQSGLYWGQVGAIRELVAQMTRSQKPSVEPNTDMILTGGGAELLRPHFPAAISTPHLALQGLALTCLHDH